The Ananas comosus cultivar F153 linkage group 2, ASM154086v1, whole genome shotgun sequence genome contains a region encoding:
- the LOC109706618 gene encoding mediator of RNA polymerase II transcription subunit 23 isoform X2: MEQNQRGPRPLQLHPARSAIVDLFNLYLGRNSRQRPDDPAQEAANKMQKRVTALNRELPPHDEQFVIDFEQLQGQFPDQEQLRAVTESVLISFVVQCSSHAPQSEFLLFAIRSLCSIGYLKWDSFLPSLLSAVSSVEASAGQGNSVSGGVLSPTSSAVIPNASNYHASNPASPLSAIHAIGSPAQSTSDQLASVNLSPAKPPELSGSGQHSGTRGSQYLRGTASNYLRQLSCRVILMGLESNLKPITHFEIFQHMVNWLVNWDQRQQGLDESDGMKNWKLERPLHEWMHLCLDVLWTLVAEDKCRIPFYELLRSSLQFMDNIPDDEVLFSMIMEIHKRRDMVAMHMQMLDQHLHCPTFATHRFMTQSYPAVAGEPIANLRYSPITYPSVLGEPLHGEDLANSIPRGSLDWERALRCLRHALRTTPSPDWWRRVLLSAPCYRPHTQQASTPGAVFSPEMIGEAVADRTIELLKMTNTETQCWLEWLLFADIFFFLMKSGCIDFLDFVDKLASRVIKGDQQILRSNHVTWLLAQIIRIEIVMNTLSSDPRKVETTRKIISFHKEDKNLDSNNINPQNILLDFISSSQTLRIWSFNTSIREHLNSDQLQKGRQIDEWWKQMTKGERMIDFMNLDDRSMGMFWVLSFTMAQPACEAVMNWFTSAGVTDLLQASNVQTNERVMMMRETYPLSMSLLSGLSINLCLKLAYQLEEAIFLGQAIPSIAMVETYVRLLLIAPHSLFRPHFTTLTQRSPSILSKSGVSLLLLEILNYRLLPLYRYHGKSKALMYDVTKIISMIKGKRGEHRLFRLAENLCMNLILSIRDFFMVKKELKGPTEFTETLNRITIISLAITIKTRGIAEVEHMIYLQPLLDQIMATSQHTWSEKTLRFFPPLIRDSLIGRIDKRGQAIQAWQQAETTVINQCTQLLSPSADPTYVMTYLGHSFPQHRQYLCAGAWMLMNGHPESINSTNLGRVLREFSPEEVTSNIYTMVDVLLHHIQVEMQRGHLPQDLLSKAIANLVFFIWTHELLPLDILLLALIDRDDDHYALRIVISLLERPELQKRIKMFCSNRSPPEHWLNNQPPKRVELQHALGNHLSWKDRYPVFFDDIAARLLPVIPLIIYRLIENDATDISDRVLAFYSSLLNFHPLRFTFVRDILAYFYGHLPSKLIVRILKILDISKIPFSDSFPQHVGSSNPASCPPLDYFANLLLGLVNNVIPSLNSKSKSDSTDSSSNSGRAAFNKSQASPQSGTINNSDGQKAFYQNQDPGSYTQLVLETAAIEILSLPASASQIVSSLVQVVVHVQSTLIQSSSGLSSGPGQNPALPTSPSGGSAETMSTSRSTASPTGINCSNFVSRSGYSCQQLSCLMIQACGLLLAQLPPEFHVQLYSEASRIIKDCWWLADSKRSIKELDSAVGYALLDPTWASQDNTSTAIGNIVALLHAFFSNLPQEWLESTHTIIKHLRPVTSVAMLRIAFRILGPLLPRLAFGRPFFMKTLALLFNVLVDVFGKNSQSSAPTDVSEIADLIDFLHHAVMYEGQGGPVQSTSKPKSEILTLCGKVTELLKPDVQHLLSHLKTDLNSSIYAATHPKLQNPA; the protein is encoded by the exons atggagcaAAACCAGAGGGGGCCGAGGCCCCTCCAACTCCACCCGGCTCGATCGGCCATTGTCGATCTCTTCAACCTCTACCTCGGA AGGAATTCGCGGCAGAGACCCGATGATCCGGCGCAGGAGGCCGC GAACAAGATGCAGAAGAGGGTTACTGCTCTCAACAGAGAGCTGCCGCCCCACGACGAGCAGTTTGTCATAGATTTTGAGCAGCTGCAAGGACAATTCCCA GATCAGGAGCAACTTCGCGCTGTCACAGAGTCTGTTCTTATATCTTTTGTTGTGCAGTGTAGTAGCCACGCGCCACAATCCGAATTCCTCCTGTTTGCTATACGAAGCCTGTGCAGCATAGGCTATCTGAAATGGGACTCTTTcctcccttctcttctctctgcAGTTTCTTCTGTAGAGGCATCAGCTGGGCAGGGGAATTCAGTTTCTGGTGGAGTGTTATCTCCAACCTCTTCAGCCGTGATTCCTAATGCTTCAAACTATCATGCTTCAAATCCGGCGTCGCCCCTATCAGCAATTCATGCAATAGGATCACCTGCCCAATCAACTTCCGACCAACTTGCAAGTGTAAATCTTTCTCCGGCTAAACCTCCTGAGCTGTCTGGCTCTGGGCAGCATAGTGGAACAAGAGGTAGCCAGTACCTTAGAGGCACTGCTAGCAACTATCTTCGCCAGCTCTCGTGTAGGGTTATTCTTATGGGCCTTGAATCCAATCTAAAGCCAATTACCCATTTTGAGATATTTCAGCACATGGTAAATTGGTTGGTTAATTGGGATCAAAGGCAACAAGGATTAGATGAATCTGATGGCATGAAAAACTGGAAGCTAGAGAGGCCTTTGCACGAATGGATGCATCTATGTTTGGATGTTTTATGGACTTTGGTTGCAGAGGACAAATGCCGTATTCCCTTCTATGAACTTCTTCGCAGTAGTCTACAGTTTATGGACAATATTCCTGATGACGAAGTGTTGTTTAGCATGATTATGGAGATTCATAAAAGGAGGGATATGGTGGCTATGCACATGCAGATGCTGGACCAACACCTTCATTGCCCAACATTTGCGACTCACCGTTTTATGACCCAATCCTATCCTGCTGTAGCTGGGGAGCCAATTGCAAATTTGCGGTACTCTCCTATTACTTATCCCAGTGTTTTAGGAGAGCCCTTGCATGGAGAG GATCTTGCAAATTCTATTCCTAGGGGGAGTTTAGATTGGGAGCGTGCTTTGCGCTGTTTGAGGCATGCACTTCGTACTACTCCATCACCTGATTGGTGGAGGCGTGTACTTCTTAGTGCCCCTTGTTATAGACCACATACTCAGCAAGCATCAACGCCTGGTGCTGTTTTCTCTCCAGAAATGATTGGTGAAGCCGTTGCTGATAGAACAATTGAACTGTTGAAAATGACAAACACAG AGACACAATGCTGGCTGGAGTGGCTTCTATTTGCAgacatatttttctttcttatgaAGAGCGGCTGTATTGACTTCCTAGATTTTGTTGACAAACTTGCCTCTCGGGTTATTAAGGGTGATCAGCAGATCCTTCGAAGCAATCATGTGACATGGTTGCTTGCACAAATTATTCGTATTGAGATTGTGATGAACACCTTAAGTTCAGATCCAAGGAAG GTTGAGACTACTAGGAAGATTATTTCATTCCATAAAGAAGACAAAAATCTCGATTCAAATAATATCAACCCACAAAATATTCTTCTTGACTTCATAAGTAGTAGCCAAACTCTACGCATTTGGTCTTTCAACACGTCTATCAGAGAGCATCTGAACAGTGATCAGCTTCAGAAAGGAAGGCAGATAGATGAATGGTGGAAGCAAATGACAAAAG GGGAGCGTATGATAGATTTTATGAACTTGGATGATAGATCAATGGGCATGTTTTGGGTTCTTTCGTTCACCATGGCACAACCTGCTTGCGAAGCTGTGATGAATTGGTTTACGTCAGCAGGAGTTACAGATTTACTGCAAGCTTCTAATGTACAGACGAATGAAAGAGTAATGATGATGCGAGAAACTTACCCTCTTTCTATGTCGTTACTTTCTGGTCTGTCCATCAACTTATGCTTAAAGCTTGCCTATCAACTTGAAGAGGCCATATTTCTTGGCCAG GCTATTCCAAGTATTGCAATGGTTGAAACTTATGTTAGATTGCTTCTTATTGCTCCTCACTCGTTATTTCGGCCCCATTTTACG ACTTTGACACAAAGATCTCCATCTATTTTGAGCAAATCTGGTGTATCCCTCCTGCTACTTGAAATATTGAACTATAGATTACTTCCTCTGTACAG GTACCATGGCAAGAGCAAGGCTTTAATGTATGATGTTACAAAGATAATTTCGATGATAAAGGGAAAACGTGGGGAACATCGTCTTTTCAGATTGGCTGAAAACTTATGCATGAATTTGATTCTTTCAATACGGGACTTCTTCATGGTGAAGAAAGAATTAAAG GGCCCAACAGAGTTTACCGAGACACTTAATCGAATAACAATAATTAGCCTTGCTATCACCATCAAAACCCGTGGAATTGCTGAAGTGGAGCACATGATTTATCTCCAGCCGTTGCTTGATCAAATAATGGCAACTAGCCAACATACGTGGTCGGAAAAAACTCTACGATTTTTTCCCCCTCTTATTCGGGATTCTTTGATAGGGAGGATAGACAAGAGGGGCCAAGCCATCCAAGCATGGCAGCAG GCCGAAACGACAGTTATCAATCAATGCACTCAGCTTCTTTCACCATCTGCTGATCCTACTTATGTAATGACCTATCTTGGCCATAGCTTTCCTCAGCACCGACAATATCTTTGCGCTGGTGCATGGATGCTGATGAACGGACATCCTGAGAGCATCAATAGTACAAATCTT GGCCGTGTCTTAAGGGAGTTTTCGCCAGAAGAAGTGACATCTAACATTTATACTATGGTGGATGTTCTTCTTCACCATATCCAGGTTGAAATGCAGCGTGGACATCTTCCGCAG GATCTTCTCTCTAAAGCAATTGCAAATCTTGTCTTTTTTATTTGGACACATGAGCTACTTCCCTTGGATATTTTACTTCTAGCCCTTATCGACAGGGACGATGACCATTATGCTTTGCGTATCGTG ATAAGTCTGCTCGAAAGACCCGAGCTTCAGAAAAGAATCAAAATGTTCTGTTCAAATCGTTCACCTCCCGAGCACTGGCTTAACAATCAACCACCAAAGAGAGTTGAGCTTCAGCATGCTCTGGGGAACCATCTTTCATGGAAGGACCG GTACCCTGTCTTTTTTGATGATATTGCAGCACGCTTGCTGCCAGTCATCCCACTAATTATTTATAGGCTCATCGAAAATGACGCCACAGATATTTCCGACAGAGTTCTTGCTTTCTATTCGTCTCTTCTTAATTTCCACCCTCTCAGATTTACATTCGTCCGGGACATTCTAGCATACTTTTATGGCCACCTCCCAAGCAAGCTAATAGTACGAATACTGAAAATACTCGATATCTCTAAG ATTCCTTTTTCAGATTCATTTCCTCAGCATGTTGGTTCATCAAATCCTGCTAGCTGCCCCCCACTAGACTACTTTGCCAACCTTCTTTTGGGCCTTGTTAATAATGTTATACCTTCTCTGAATAGTAAGTCCAAATCAGACTCGACAGATTCCTCCAGCAATTCAGGGCGTGCAGCTTTTAATAAATCTCAAGCATCTCCTCAGTCTGGCACAATCAATAATTCTGATGGCCAAAAAGCATTTTATCAAAATCAGGATCCTGGTTCATACACACAGCTTGTCCTGGAAACAGCTGCTATTGAGATCCTCTCACTCCCAGCATCAGCTTCCCAAATCGTATCTTCCCTTGTTCAAGTGGTTGTCCATGTACAGTCGACTCTAATACAGTCCAGCAGTGGACTGTCAAGTGGGCCTGGGCAAAATCCTGCTCTACCAACTTCTCCATCAGGTGGAAGTGCCGAAACAATGAGCACAAGCCGCTCGACAGCATCCCCGACGGGAATCAATTGCTCCAACTTTGTTTCCAGAAGCGGCTATTCCTGTCAACAGTTGTCTTGTTTGATGATCCAAGCATGTGGCCTTCTTTTGGCACAGCTACCTCCGGAGTTCCATGTCCAGCTGTATTCGGAAGCATCGCGAATCATAAAAGATTGTTGGTGGCTTGCTGACAGTAAGAGGTCGATCAAGGAGCTGGATTCTGCTGTTGGATATGCTCTGTTAGACCCAACATGGGCTTCTCAGGACAACACTTCTACCGCGATAG GGAACATCGTTGCTCTTTTGCACGCCTTCTTTAGCAATCTTCCACAAGAATGGCTAGAATCTACACATACAATAATAAAGCATTTGCGCCCTGTGACTTCTGTTGCAATGTTAAGAATAGCCTTCCGCATTTTGGGGCCATTGCTACCTCGTCTAGCCTTTGGTCGCCCTTTCTTCATGAAG ACTTTGGCTCTGCTGTTCAACGTGCTGGTCGATGTGTTCGGGAAAAACTCGCAGTCCTCTGCTCCTACTGATGTGTCAGAGATCGCAGACCTCATCGATTTCCT GCATCACGCCGTCATGTACGAAGGCCAAGGAGGGCCTGTACAGAGCACAAGTAAACCCAAGTCAGAGATACTGACTCTCTGCGGCAAAGTGACGGAACTACTAAAGCCGGATGTTCAACATCTTCTTTCGCATTTGAAGACCGATCTGAACTCTTCAATCTATGCCGCAACTCATCCGAAGCTGCAGAATCCAGCATAA
- the LOC109706618 gene encoding mediator of RNA polymerase II transcription subunit 23 isoform X3 — translation MEQNQRGPRPLQLHPARSAIVDLFNLYLGRNSRQRPDDPAQEAANKMQKRVTALNRELPPHDEQFVIDFEQLQGQFPCSSHAPQSEFLLFAIRSLCSIGYLKWDSFLPSLLSAVSSVEASAGQGNSVSGGVLSPTSSAVIPNASNYHASNPASPLSAIHAIGSPAQSTSDQLASVNLSPAKPPELSGSGQHSGTRGSQYLRGTASNYLRQLSCRVILMGLESNLKPITHFEIFQHMVNWLVNWDQRQQGLDESDGMKNWKLERPLHEWMHLCLDVLWTLVAEDKCRIPFYELLRSSLQFMDNIPDDEVLFSMIMEIHKRRDMVAMHMQMLDQHLHCPTFATHRFMTQSYPAVAGEPIANLRYSPITYPSVLGEPLHGEDLANSIPRGSLDWERALRCLRHALRTTPSPDWWRRVLLSAPCYRPHTQQASTPGAVFSPEMIGEAVADRTIELLKMTNTETQCWLEWLLFADIFFFLMKSGCIDFLDFVDKLASRVIKGDQQILRSNHVTWLLAQIIRIEIVMNTLSSDPRKVETTRKIISFHKEDKNLDSNNINPQNILLDFISSSQTLRIWSFNTSIREHLNSDQLQKGRQIDEWWKQMTKVSGERMIDFMNLDDRSMGMFWVLSFTMAQPACEAVMNWFTSAGVTDLLQASNVQTNERVMMMRETYPLSMSLLSGLSINLCLKLAYQLEEAIFLGQAIPSIAMVETYVRLLLIAPHSLFRPHFTTLTQRSPSILSKSGVSLLLLEILNYRLLPLYRYHGKSKALMYDVTKIISMIKGKRGEHRLFRLAENLCMNLILSIRDFFMVKKELKGPTEFTETLNRITIISLAITIKTRGIAEVEHMIYLQPLLDQIMATSQHTWSEKTLRFFPPLIRDSLIGRIDKRGQAIQAWQQAETTVINQCTQLLSPSADPTYVMTYLGHSFPQHRQYLCAGAWMLMNGHPESINSTNLGRVLREFSPEEVTSNIYTMVDVLLHHIQVEMQRGHLPQDLLSKAIANLVFFIWTHELLPLDILLLALIDRDDDHYALRIVISLLERPELQKRIKMFCSNRSPPEHWLNNQPPKRVELQHALGNHLSWKDRYPVFFDDIAARLLPVIPLIIYRLIENDATDISDRVLAFYSSLLNFHPLRFTFVRDILAYFYGHLPSKLIVRILKILDISKIPFSDSFPQHVGSSNPASCPPLDYFANLLLGLVNNVIPSLNSKSKSDSTDSSSNSGRAAFNKSQASPQSGTINNSDGQKAFYQNQDPGSYTQLVLETAAIEILSLPASASQIVSSLVQVVVHVQSTLIQSSSGLSSGPGQNPALPTSPSGGSAETMSTSRSTASPTGINCSNFVSRSGYSCQQLSCLMIQACGLLLAQLPPEFHVQLYSEASRIIKDCWWLADSKRSIKELDSAVGYALLDPTWASQDNTSTAIGNIVALLHAFFSNLPQEWLESTHTIIKHLRPVTSVAMLRIAFRILGPLLPRLAFGRPFFMKTLALLFNVLVDVFGKNSQSSAPTDVSEIADLIDFLHHAVMYEGQGGPVQSTSKPKSEILTLCGKVTELLKPDVQHLLSHLKTDLNSSIYAATHPKLQNPA, via the exons atggagcaAAACCAGAGGGGGCCGAGGCCCCTCCAACTCCACCCGGCTCGATCGGCCATTGTCGATCTCTTCAACCTCTACCTCGGA AGGAATTCGCGGCAGAGACCCGATGATCCGGCGCAGGAGGCCGC GAACAAGATGCAGAAGAGGGTTACTGCTCTCAACAGAGAGCTGCCGCCCCACGACGAGCAGTTTGTCATAGATTTTGAGCAGCTGCAAGGACAATTCCCA TGTAGTAGCCACGCGCCACAATCCGAATTCCTCCTGTTTGCTATACGAAGCCTGTGCAGCATAGGCTATCTGAAATGGGACTCTTTcctcccttctcttctctctgcAGTTTCTTCTGTAGAGGCATCAGCTGGGCAGGGGAATTCAGTTTCTGGTGGAGTGTTATCTCCAACCTCTTCAGCCGTGATTCCTAATGCTTCAAACTATCATGCTTCAAATCCGGCGTCGCCCCTATCAGCAATTCATGCAATAGGATCACCTGCCCAATCAACTTCCGACCAACTTGCAAGTGTAAATCTTTCTCCGGCTAAACCTCCTGAGCTGTCTGGCTCTGGGCAGCATAGTGGAACAAGAGGTAGCCAGTACCTTAGAGGCACTGCTAGCAACTATCTTCGCCAGCTCTCGTGTAGGGTTATTCTTATGGGCCTTGAATCCAATCTAAAGCCAATTACCCATTTTGAGATATTTCAGCACATGGTAAATTGGTTGGTTAATTGGGATCAAAGGCAACAAGGATTAGATGAATCTGATGGCATGAAAAACTGGAAGCTAGAGAGGCCTTTGCACGAATGGATGCATCTATGTTTGGATGTTTTATGGACTTTGGTTGCAGAGGACAAATGCCGTATTCCCTTCTATGAACTTCTTCGCAGTAGTCTACAGTTTATGGACAATATTCCTGATGACGAAGTGTTGTTTAGCATGATTATGGAGATTCATAAAAGGAGGGATATGGTGGCTATGCACATGCAGATGCTGGACCAACACCTTCATTGCCCAACATTTGCGACTCACCGTTTTATGACCCAATCCTATCCTGCTGTAGCTGGGGAGCCAATTGCAAATTTGCGGTACTCTCCTATTACTTATCCCAGTGTTTTAGGAGAGCCCTTGCATGGAGAG GATCTTGCAAATTCTATTCCTAGGGGGAGTTTAGATTGGGAGCGTGCTTTGCGCTGTTTGAGGCATGCACTTCGTACTACTCCATCACCTGATTGGTGGAGGCGTGTACTTCTTAGTGCCCCTTGTTATAGACCACATACTCAGCAAGCATCAACGCCTGGTGCTGTTTTCTCTCCAGAAATGATTGGTGAAGCCGTTGCTGATAGAACAATTGAACTGTTGAAAATGACAAACACAG AGACACAATGCTGGCTGGAGTGGCTTCTATTTGCAgacatatttttctttcttatgaAGAGCGGCTGTATTGACTTCCTAGATTTTGTTGACAAACTTGCCTCTCGGGTTATTAAGGGTGATCAGCAGATCCTTCGAAGCAATCATGTGACATGGTTGCTTGCACAAATTATTCGTATTGAGATTGTGATGAACACCTTAAGTTCAGATCCAAGGAAG GTTGAGACTACTAGGAAGATTATTTCATTCCATAAAGAAGACAAAAATCTCGATTCAAATAATATCAACCCACAAAATATTCTTCTTGACTTCATAAGTAGTAGCCAAACTCTACGCATTTGGTCTTTCAACACGTCTATCAGAGAGCATCTGAACAGTGATCAGCTTCAGAAAGGAAGGCAGATAGATGAATGGTGGAAGCAAATGACAAAAG TTTCAGGGGAGCGTATGATAGATTTTATGAACTTGGATGATAGATCAATGGGCATGTTTTGGGTTCTTTCGTTCACCATGGCACAACCTGCTTGCGAAGCTGTGATGAATTGGTTTACGTCAGCAGGAGTTACAGATTTACTGCAAGCTTCTAATGTACAGACGAATGAAAGAGTAATGATGATGCGAGAAACTTACCCTCTTTCTATGTCGTTACTTTCTGGTCTGTCCATCAACTTATGCTTAAAGCTTGCCTATCAACTTGAAGAGGCCATATTTCTTGGCCAG GCTATTCCAAGTATTGCAATGGTTGAAACTTATGTTAGATTGCTTCTTATTGCTCCTCACTCGTTATTTCGGCCCCATTTTACG ACTTTGACACAAAGATCTCCATCTATTTTGAGCAAATCTGGTGTATCCCTCCTGCTACTTGAAATATTGAACTATAGATTACTTCCTCTGTACAG GTACCATGGCAAGAGCAAGGCTTTAATGTATGATGTTACAAAGATAATTTCGATGATAAAGGGAAAACGTGGGGAACATCGTCTTTTCAGATTGGCTGAAAACTTATGCATGAATTTGATTCTTTCAATACGGGACTTCTTCATGGTGAAGAAAGAATTAAAG GGCCCAACAGAGTTTACCGAGACACTTAATCGAATAACAATAATTAGCCTTGCTATCACCATCAAAACCCGTGGAATTGCTGAAGTGGAGCACATGATTTATCTCCAGCCGTTGCTTGATCAAATAATGGCAACTAGCCAACATACGTGGTCGGAAAAAACTCTACGATTTTTTCCCCCTCTTATTCGGGATTCTTTGATAGGGAGGATAGACAAGAGGGGCCAAGCCATCCAAGCATGGCAGCAG GCCGAAACGACAGTTATCAATCAATGCACTCAGCTTCTTTCACCATCTGCTGATCCTACTTATGTAATGACCTATCTTGGCCATAGCTTTCCTCAGCACCGACAATATCTTTGCGCTGGTGCATGGATGCTGATGAACGGACATCCTGAGAGCATCAATAGTACAAATCTT GGCCGTGTCTTAAGGGAGTTTTCGCCAGAAGAAGTGACATCTAACATTTATACTATGGTGGATGTTCTTCTTCACCATATCCAGGTTGAAATGCAGCGTGGACATCTTCCGCAG GATCTTCTCTCTAAAGCAATTGCAAATCTTGTCTTTTTTATTTGGACACATGAGCTACTTCCCTTGGATATTTTACTTCTAGCCCTTATCGACAGGGACGATGACCATTATGCTTTGCGTATCGTG ATAAGTCTGCTCGAAAGACCCGAGCTTCAGAAAAGAATCAAAATGTTCTGTTCAAATCGTTCACCTCCCGAGCACTGGCTTAACAATCAACCACCAAAGAGAGTTGAGCTTCAGCATGCTCTGGGGAACCATCTTTCATGGAAGGACCG GTACCCTGTCTTTTTTGATGATATTGCAGCACGCTTGCTGCCAGTCATCCCACTAATTATTTATAGGCTCATCGAAAATGACGCCACAGATATTTCCGACAGAGTTCTTGCTTTCTATTCGTCTCTTCTTAATTTCCACCCTCTCAGATTTACATTCGTCCGGGACATTCTAGCATACTTTTATGGCCACCTCCCAAGCAAGCTAATAGTACGAATACTGAAAATACTCGATATCTCTAAG ATTCCTTTTTCAGATTCATTTCCTCAGCATGTTGGTTCATCAAATCCTGCTAGCTGCCCCCCACTAGACTACTTTGCCAACCTTCTTTTGGGCCTTGTTAATAATGTTATACCTTCTCTGAATAGTAAGTCCAAATCAGACTCGACAGATTCCTCCAGCAATTCAGGGCGTGCAGCTTTTAATAAATCTCAAGCATCTCCTCAGTCTGGCACAATCAATAATTCTGATGGCCAAAAAGCATTTTATCAAAATCAGGATCCTGGTTCATACACACAGCTTGTCCTGGAAACAGCTGCTATTGAGATCCTCTCACTCCCAGCATCAGCTTCCCAAATCGTATCTTCCCTTGTTCAAGTGGTTGTCCATGTACAGTCGACTCTAATACAGTCCAGCAGTGGACTGTCAAGTGGGCCTGGGCAAAATCCTGCTCTACCAACTTCTCCATCAGGTGGAAGTGCCGAAACAATGAGCACAAGCCGCTCGACAGCATCCCCGACGGGAATCAATTGCTCCAACTTTGTTTCCAGAAGCGGCTATTCCTGTCAACAGTTGTCTTGTTTGATGATCCAAGCATGTGGCCTTCTTTTGGCACAGCTACCTCCGGAGTTCCATGTCCAGCTGTATTCGGAAGCATCGCGAATCATAAAAGATTGTTGGTGGCTTGCTGACAGTAAGAGGTCGATCAAGGAGCTGGATTCTGCTGTTGGATATGCTCTGTTAGACCCAACATGGGCTTCTCAGGACAACACTTCTACCGCGATAG GGAACATCGTTGCTCTTTTGCACGCCTTCTTTAGCAATCTTCCACAAGAATGGCTAGAATCTACACATACAATAATAAAGCATTTGCGCCCTGTGACTTCTGTTGCAATGTTAAGAATAGCCTTCCGCATTTTGGGGCCATTGCTACCTCGTCTAGCCTTTGGTCGCCCTTTCTTCATGAAG ACTTTGGCTCTGCTGTTCAACGTGCTGGTCGATGTGTTCGGGAAAAACTCGCAGTCCTCTGCTCCTACTGATGTGTCAGAGATCGCAGACCTCATCGATTTCCT GCATCACGCCGTCATGTACGAAGGCCAAGGAGGGCCTGTACAGAGCACAAGTAAACCCAAGTCAGAGATACTGACTCTCTGCGGCAAAGTGACGGAACTACTAAAGCCGGATGTTCAACATCTTCTTTCGCATTTGAAGACCGATCTGAACTCTTCAATCTATGCCGCAACTCATCCGAAGCTGCAGAATCCAGCATAA